The following coding sequences are from one Pocillopora verrucosa isolate sample1 chromosome 5, ASM3666991v2, whole genome shotgun sequence window:
- the LOC131783009 gene encoding myelin expression factor 2: MADHEDVLYSNSSRRDDSPGDHDLRNEREGSRESDHDDRDRRRRGGEYERDLRRENRRYAPYPSRDERSSSRRQSGSGGKECRVYVWNLSYAVKWQDLKDFMKKVGDVAFVDIIEDSHGKSKGCGIVEFRNRDDADKAIKELHGTEFRGRPIHIREDRIEEGDRRSRPTPRGPDPRDLPSLTGGGMSLGNHLGGGLGSGNLGLGNSSGPLANLLGLGNLNSTQGLNYRTDPLSCTVFVSNLDYKVTWQKLKDTFRGAGNVIRADINLDSDNKSKGFGTVQFETAAEAINAVSMLHGHVLSDRAMSVRLDRNAPIMQQLSNLGVNNANMGRGGGGGGGGGGNNMNPMAVLQLLQSLQGLSTLAQLTSNLGALGGSGLASGGGFGGGGGGSSGMGDSPATNPLAALSGLGMLGNTLGFGGGGGSGGGSSSGMGGLSSSLHSDSGASGRQVFVRNLPWRYTWQDLKDKFKGAGRVVRADIMTESSGRSKGCGTVLFDAPEDAAHAISMFNGAMVDGRELDVRMDRLG, translated from the exons ATGGCGGACCATGAAGATGTGTTGTATTCAAATTCAAGTAGGAGGGACGATTCTCCAGGTGATCATGACCTCAGGAATGAAAGAGAAGGCAGCAGAGAAAGTGATCATGACGACAGAGATCGGCGAAGAAGAGGCGGTGAATATGAAAGAGATTTGAGGCGAGAAAATCGTCGGTACGCCCCGTATCCTTCTCGCGATGAGCGTTCGAGTTCGAGGCGACAGTCTGGAAGCGGAGGAAAAGAGTGCCGTGTTTACGTGTGGAACCTTTCATATGCTGTTAAATGGCAAGATTTGAAGGATTTCATGAAGAAGG tCGGAGATGTGGCATTTGTTGACATTATTGAAGACAGTCATGGAAAATCAAAG GGATGTGG TATTGTTGAGTTCAGAAACAGAGATGATGCAGATAAAGCCATCAAGGAGCTTCATGGAACAGAGTTCAGAGGAAGACCAATACACATTCGTGAG GATCGCATTGAAGAGGGTGATAGGCGTAGCAGGCCTACCCCTAGGGGTCCTGACCCAAGGGATCTTCCCTCTCTCACTGGAGGGGGTATGTCTCTTGGTAATCATCTGGGAGGTGGTCTTGGAAGTGGAAACCTGGGCCTTGGAAACAGCAGTGGTCCTCTTGCCAACCTGTTAGGCTTGGGAAATCTCAATTCTACTCAAGGACTGAATTACAGGACAGATCCATTGTCATGCACTGTGTTTGTCAGCAAT CTTGATTACAAAGTAACTTGGCAGAAATTGAAAGACACCTTCAGAGGAGCTG GTAATGTTATTCGTGCAGATATCAATTTGGACTCTGACAATAAATCTAAAGGTTTTGGCACTGTACAGTTTGAAACAGCTGCAGAAGCAATAAATGCAGTTT CTATGTTGCATGGTCATGTTCTTAGTGACAGAGCAATGAGTGTCAGGCTG GATCGCAATGCACCCATTATGCAGCAGCTGAGTAACTTGGGTGTGAACAATGCAAACATGGGTcgtggaggaggaggaggaggaggagggggaggaaaCAACATGAACCCCATGGCAGTTCTTCAGCTGCTCCAGAGTCTTCAGGGTCTGAGTACCCTGGCACAGTTGACCAGTAATCTTGGTGCATTGGGTGGCAGTGGTTTGGCTTCGggtggtggttttggtggaggGGGAGGAGGTTCTAGTGGTATGGGTGATTCCCCTGCCACTAACCCCCTGGCTGCTCTGAGTGGATTGGGAATGCTGGGCAATACTCTTGGTTTTGGCGGAGGAGGTGGTAGTGGCGGTGGCAGCAGTAGTGGAATGGGTGGGCTTAGCTCATCACTCCATAGCGACAGTGGAGCTTCAGGAAGACAAGTCTTTGTCAGGAAT CTTCCTTGGCGCTACACTTGGCAAGACTTGAAAGACAAGTTCAAAGGAGCAG GTAGAGTGGTTCGAGCCGACATCATGACAGAGTCCAGCGGAAGATCAAAGGGCTGTGGAACAGTACTGTTTGATGCCCCAGAGGACGCTGCTCATGCAATAA GTATGTTCAATGGAGCGATGGTTGATGGTCGCGAACTTGATGTGAGGATGGATAGGTTGGGCTGA